A genomic window from Pelagicoccus albus includes:
- a CDS encoding fructose-bisphosphatase class III, whose protein sequence is MPNSTLSFKRAEPDLSSLELLARDYANVDAAVAEIARLSAVQTLPQGAIHIISDIHGEDKKLQHVINNASGSLRPLVEEMFGDQMSPEELKEFLKLTFYPAEVTKHLEDTLQDPEKIKAYARETLAPQLELLRHLLSNYSLRLASEVFPPEYSELLLEILYAPSTTRGQDFTQAIIDELQKKGKLLHLIHLIGRLIRNLAVDELIIGGDCWDRGPRGDRVVDYLRLQPNVSFIWGNHDALWLGAALGNEACICTVLRVSLRYRRIRQLDEGYSVPLTPLEHLARNVYGDDPADCFMPKGKGMRPTELVARMQKAIAVMQFKVEGKLIERNPHWDLNHRRLLHRIDFEKGTITIDGETYELKDTAFPTIDPANPYELSEEEKTCLGHLKYSFLNSQKLREQMRYMVNYGSMYLKREECLIFHGCVTVDENGEFLPMIVDGKSLAGKELFEEIEKLVRRALVDQAEPDLDLLWYLWSGPRSPLFGKDRIATLERDLIADKKPHRETKNPYFALIHKAKFCERILEEFGVPPETGLIVNGHVPVKVEKGESPLKRSGKAITIDGAFSEAYGDHGYTLLLEPKRIVLAEHHHFESVAAAINEGVDIVPSTTDIRVFEKPRRTADTERGQRIRFRIEELERLVEAYRTNRLHESPSSPATHSYF, encoded by the coding sequence ATGCCAAACAGTACACTTTCCTTCAAACGGGCCGAACCGGACCTGTCCTCGCTCGAACTCCTTGCCCGCGACTACGCAAATGTGGACGCCGCGGTGGCCGAGATCGCACGCCTCTCCGCTGTACAAACCCTGCCTCAAGGAGCCATCCACATCATCAGCGACATCCATGGCGAGGACAAGAAACTGCAACACGTCATCAACAACGCTTCCGGTAGCCTACGCCCGCTGGTGGAGGAAATGTTTGGTGATCAGATGAGCCCGGAGGAGCTGAAGGAATTTCTAAAACTTACCTTCTACCCGGCGGAAGTGACCAAACACCTTGAGGATACCCTCCAAGATCCTGAAAAGATCAAAGCCTATGCCCGCGAAACCCTTGCACCTCAACTCGAGCTCCTGAGGCACCTGCTATCCAATTATAGCCTCCGCCTTGCCTCTGAAGTATTCCCTCCTGAATACAGCGAGCTACTGCTCGAAATCCTATACGCTCCCTCCACCACTCGCGGTCAGGACTTCACGCAAGCCATCATCGACGAGCTGCAAAAAAAGGGGAAACTGCTCCACTTGATCCACCTAATTGGACGCTTGATCCGTAACCTCGCCGTAGATGAGTTGATCATTGGCGGTGACTGCTGGGACCGCGGACCGCGAGGCGACCGTGTGGTCGACTACCTGCGTCTTCAGCCAAACGTATCCTTTATTTGGGGAAACCACGACGCGCTTTGGCTTGGAGCAGCCCTCGGAAACGAAGCCTGCATCTGCACCGTACTGCGCGTTTCCCTGCGCTACCGTCGTATCCGCCAATTGGATGAAGGCTACAGCGTTCCGCTAACCCCGTTGGAGCACTTGGCCCGCAACGTATACGGGGACGATCCGGCAGATTGCTTCATGCCCAAAGGCAAGGGCATGCGCCCCACGGAATTGGTAGCCCGTATGCAGAAGGCGATCGCTGTCATGCAATTCAAGGTCGAGGGAAAACTGATTGAGCGAAATCCTCACTGGGACCTCAACCACCGCCGTCTGCTGCACCGAATCGACTTCGAAAAAGGGACCATCACTATCGATGGAGAAACCTACGAACTGAAAGATACGGCGTTTCCGACCATCGACCCGGCCAACCCATACGAGCTGAGCGAGGAGGAGAAGACCTGCCTAGGCCACCTAAAATACTCTTTCCTCAATAGTCAAAAGCTCCGCGAGCAGATGCGGTACATGGTCAACTACGGCTCGATGTACCTCAAGCGAGAGGAATGCCTCATCTTTCACGGCTGCGTAACCGTCGATGAAAACGGGGAGTTCCTGCCCATGATCGTCGACGGAAAGTCACTGGCAGGAAAAGAGCTGTTTGAGGAAATCGAGAAACTGGTACGCCGGGCTTTGGTGGATCAAGCCGAACCAGATTTGGACCTGCTTTGGTACCTGTGGAGCGGCCCGCGTTCCCCCCTTTTCGGCAAGGACAGAATCGCCACCTTGGAGCGCGACCTGATCGCGGACAAGAAGCCGCACCGGGAAACGAAGAACCCCTATTTCGCCCTCATCCACAAAGCCAAGTTCTGCGAGCGAATCTTGGAGGAGTTTGGTGTGCCCCCCGAAACAGGTCTAATCGTAAACGGCCACGTTCCAGTTAAGGTGGAGAAAGGAGAGTCCCCTCTCAAACGAAGCGGCAAGGCGATCACCATCGATGGAGCCTTCTCGGAAGCGTACGGAGATCACGGATACACCTTACTGCTCGAGCCAAAAAGGATCGTTTTGGCAGAGCACCATCATTTCGAATCTGTAGCGGCCGCTATAAACGAAGGGGTCGACATCGTGCCCAGCACTACCGACATCCGCGTATTCGAAAAACCACGCCGCACCGCTGACACGGAGCGAGGTCAACGTATTCGCTTCCGCATCGAGGAGTTGGAAAGACTCGTGGAGGCCTATCGCACCAACCGCCTGCACGAGAGCCCTAGCAGCCCCGCTACCCATAGTTACTTCTGA
- a CDS encoding glycoside hydrolase family 88 protein gives MNTKTRPWLLSFIAIGFATLTTAEPINTAQQVLTHPESVKEIMLRVADFQERDFGGEIRTDWKAGTYYSGLYAAYQATGDENFREQAITWCETAEWTLSENHFFADDICAAQTFLDVYLDEKDPKMIEDTVAALEPYFTSDYIRREQLSHVIWKDEKRDFTGRNLWWWCDSLYMAPPVLTRLYSATGDERYLELMHRLYWDTVDFLFMEEDGLFARDESYFDKKTPGGKSVYWSRGNGWVYAGLIRTLDHLPKDDPYYEKYVDLFRKMTRTLVDLQQEDGMWRPSVNEPSWKPMKESSGTSFFAYGLLGGINRGILDKESYLPVALKAWEGLVGCVNTDGRLGYAQLVGGAPEHVRPSDSIDYTHGAFLLAASELYKMDLSNEDFAALEPPFEIKLLARDGAWTWFNDERAIYDGAGLYIGSNDSNGTSRVDYYSLIRVQSPFAYRQYPLSSWQSKDDHNNPAILQLDSGDFLAAYSKHHLEPVWYTRYGKRIGPDTWRTVEWSEEKAIEAPAKTTYNNLIQLSAEKGRIYNFMRCVGWNPTLLISDNEAKSWSKPIELIRSGNDRTRPYAKYVDNGEDRIDIIFTDAHPRQAAINNVYHVYYQNGYFHKSDGTQIRSLKEIKKQPLLPSEATVIYSGEEAGRAWVWDIEYDADGLPVVAFINSVDHEIGNDLRYRLASWDPDSKAWSQSQIAFAGTHIYDNEQHYAGGIAIDPQDTGKIYLSTDVDPSTGEPNETGRYQIFQGTFKDGAWSFLQLTHDAQVDNIRPIVPRGHDSDNIALWVQGRYTTYEDYDTSIVGIIE, from the coding sequence ATGAATACCAAAACCCGCCCCTGGCTCCTTTCATTCATCGCAATTGGTTTTGCTACGCTCACAACCGCCGAACCTATCAACACCGCCCAGCAAGTCCTAACTCACCCGGAGTCGGTAAAAGAGATCATGCTTCGCGTTGCCGACTTTCAGGAACGCGACTTCGGCGGGGAAATCCGCACCGATTGGAAAGCGGGTACCTACTACTCCGGCCTCTACGCCGCCTATCAGGCCACGGGCGACGAAAATTTCCGTGAACAAGCCATCACCTGGTGCGAGACGGCAGAATGGACCTTGTCCGAAAACCATTTCTTCGCGGACGACATCTGCGCCGCCCAAACTTTCCTCGACGTCTATCTCGACGAGAAGGATCCCAAAATGATCGAGGATACCGTCGCCGCTTTAGAACCCTACTTCACCTCAGACTACATACGAAGAGAACAGCTCAGCCACGTGATCTGGAAGGATGAAAAACGTGATTTCACTGGTCGCAACCTCTGGTGGTGGTGCGACTCCCTATACATGGCGCCACCCGTTTTGACCCGCTTGTATTCGGCCACCGGAGACGAACGCTACCTCGAGCTGATGCACAGGCTCTATTGGGATACGGTTGATTTTCTCTTCATGGAAGAGGACGGACTCTTCGCTCGCGACGAATCCTACTTCGACAAAAAAACACCTGGCGGCAAATCCGTCTACTGGTCGCGTGGCAACGGCTGGGTCTACGCAGGGCTCATCCGCACGCTCGACCACCTACCCAAGGACGACCCCTACTACGAAAAATACGTCGATCTTTTCCGCAAAATGACCCGCACCCTCGTCGATCTCCAACAGGAGGACGGCATGTGGCGTCCAAGCGTCAACGAACCGAGCTGGAAGCCGATGAAGGAAAGTAGCGGCACTTCATTCTTCGCCTACGGCCTCCTGGGTGGGATCAACCGTGGGATCCTCGACAAGGAGTCTTACTTGCCTGTCGCCCTCAAAGCTTGGGAAGGCTTGGTGGGTTGCGTGAATACGGATGGACGCCTCGGCTACGCCCAACTGGTGGGTGGCGCGCCAGAGCACGTTCGTCCGAGCGATTCCATCGACTACACCCACGGCGCTTTTCTTCTCGCTGCCAGCGAGCTCTACAAGATGGACCTGAGCAACGAGGACTTCGCCGCCCTCGAGCCTCCCTTCGAGATCAAGCTTCTAGCCCGCGACGGGGCATGGACTTGGTTCAACGACGAACGAGCCATCTACGACGGAGCCGGCCTCTACATCGGCTCCAATGACTCGAATGGAACCAGCCGAGTCGACTACTACAGCCTCATCCGCGTACAAAGCCCCTTCGCCTACCGCCAGTACCCGCTGAGCAGTTGGCAGAGCAAGGACGACCATAACAACCCAGCGATCCTCCAACTCGATTCAGGCGACTTTTTGGCCGCCTACTCCAAGCACCATCTCGAGCCGGTATGGTACACTCGATACGGGAAAAGAATCGGTCCAGACACCTGGCGGACAGTAGAATGGTCGGAGGAAAAGGCCATCGAAGCCCCCGCCAAAACGACCTACAACAACCTCATCCAACTCTCCGCAGAAAAGGGCCGCATCTACAACTTCATGCGTTGCGTGGGCTGGAACCCGACCTTGCTGATCTCAGACAACGAAGCCAAGTCCTGGAGCAAGCCGATCGAGCTGATCCGCTCGGGCAACGATCGCACCCGCCCTTACGCCAAGTACGTGGACAACGGCGAGGACCGCATCGACATCATCTTCACCGACGCCCACCCACGCCAAGCGGCTATCAACAACGTCTACCACGTCTATTACCAGAACGGCTATTTCCACAAAAGCGACGGCACCCAGATCCGCTCTTTGAAGGAAATTAAAAAGCAGCCGCTCCTCCCTTCCGAAGCCACCGTAATCTACTCGGGCGAGGAAGCGGGTCGCGCTTGGGTATGGGATATCGAATACGACGCCGATGGCCTGCCCGTCGTCGCCTTTATCAATTCCGTAGACCACGAGATTGGCAACGACCTGCGTTACCGCCTAGCGAGTTGGGATCCTGATTCCAAAGCCTGGAGCCAAAGCCAAATCGCCTTTGCCGGCACTCATATCTACGACAACGAACAGCACTACGCCGGCGGCATCGCGATCGACCCTCAGGACACGGGAAAAATTTACCTTTCGACCGACGTCGATCCAAGCACGGGCGAGCCCAACGAAACGGGCCGCTACCAGATCTTCCAAGGCACATTTAAGGACGGAGCATGGTCCTTCCTGCAGCTCACCCATGACGCTCAGGTCGACAACATCCGCCCCATCGTCCCACGCGGACACGACTCCGACAACATAGCCCTCTGGGTCCAAGGCCGCTACACAACCTACGAAGACTACGATACAAGCATCGTCGGCATCATAGAGTAA
- a CDS encoding HDOD domain-containing protein: MPNIPTEKINLTVLLEYTSSLPTSPRIFTRLDQLVNNEDTSLDYISALVKVDPGLAAQIIRVTNSAAYVGTMKVTEIGTAISRIGFNELRSILKKVVENDAFYQAVPAYGITATEFSDHALEVAVASETIAKRFGFDPSTPYLTGLLHEVGKLAIDFYLERLDKVFDIEEQAGDVPLLEFEVGRLGMSHFRVGSELLNHWQFEPAVWQTIKNQNSPQHANTQLRGTAILSLAIWTTEQMRGFDADAPKPDHIKRALKELGIDPLDVASLIDDVRFEINDRKNQLAMLL; this comes from the coding sequence ATGCCAAATATTCCCACAGAGAAGATAAACCTAACGGTTCTGCTCGAGTACACCAGCAGCCTTCCCACCTCTCCGCGCATTTTTACCCGCCTCGACCAACTGGTTAACAACGAAGACACCTCGCTCGACTACATCTCAGCCTTGGTAAAAGTAGACCCCGGGCTAGCCGCCCAGATCATACGAGTGACCAATAGCGCCGCTTACGTGGGTACCATGAAAGTCACCGAAATCGGTACCGCGATTAGCCGAATCGGTTTCAACGAACTTCGATCCATCCTCAAAAAAGTCGTCGAAAACGACGCCTTCTACCAAGCGGTTCCCGCCTACGGCATCACCGCTACCGAATTTTCCGACCACGCCCTCGAAGTCGCGGTAGCATCGGAGACTATCGCCAAGCGCTTTGGCTTCGATCCCAGCACTCCCTACCTGACCGGTCTACTCCATGAAGTGGGCAAGCTCGCCATCGATTTCTACCTCGAAAGGCTGGATAAGGTCTTCGACATTGAGGAACAAGCCGGCGACGTGCCCCTGCTCGAGTTCGAAGTGGGGCGTCTCGGCATGAGTCACTTTCGAGTGGGCTCCGAGCTCCTCAACCATTGGCAATTCGAGCCAGCCGTCTGGCAAACCATCAAAAACCAAAACAGCCCCCAGCACGCAAATACCCAGCTCCGGGGAACCGCCATCCTTTCTCTCGCCATCTGGACAACCGAACAGATGCGTGGATTCGACGCCGACGCGCCTAAGCCCGATCATATTAAGCGCGCCCTCAAAGAACTCGGTATCGATCCGCTCGATGTAGCCTCGCTCATCGACGACGTACGATTTGAGATAAATGATCGGAAAAACCAACTCGCGATGCTCCTCTAG
- a CDS encoding tetratricopeptide repeat protein yields the protein MPASKLLSQGIEYRTLPELVTDGSEALSRGFYPQAAQAFNAIVENYQEEPIWLEGQLPAQILPLAGFSSYKSQLHQQAIFALETYLDSYASTAENDSFVRYVLASSLLLDGQSDLARTKFAELREQAGETPLRDLAILQEARLSDASSAIPLLETLLESPASKRLESYARLQLISLQLEAENLTQAAALLLDKPWPLSEMAELATLSSLAAQAGDALLEALPAQALQAYQLVLPKGKLVSAQRARIERLQSQYQSIRPTLTTEQSIWSEQYRSALGSMQGQLENLASSEDYQDAIDLRKARCFARTGHPLEAWLLLEAIAIGESPLAREAHLDWIDNAQKMQAWNTSALIAQRFIELYPDDKRVPVTLFRIALAQIEQSHFGEAIASLQKVLSSQSENLTSPAFYYIGYSFYNLRKTTPAIASFRKCVEAAPNLPVAKQARLWIGICHFTSNNTKQAIATFREVQQDPSSGALYPEAAYREAAALFAQDELVSAEETLRRYLDSYPSHAREAEVRLLLGDVLTELRKESEAIKVYRSVETADPDLAYFASDKLALLLLQEGQKQQAREALIDYRQRVQIVPPAHIGSFTELLANCSEAPQAETEVARAISDYGNNPQAVGIVELLQILAELPKEDPKQPTLASRIRVAKIEVLRQHRLASQAKSLALSLVSDFSIESLGPAALLEAGKALSDIDSQETSSYLQRTLEVYPDSRYTDPALLALAQTFHKQGDPKLALAHLDQMLYQSADSLSLRLDLLVTLESLPAAKETGLELLSERTASPQQKAHALNSLGTIAEANGDLETAYSYHQRVFTLYRGESLEVANAYRKCIQILEKLNRASDAQKVAQEFLAATDLSNWPDYQSTMGSYRTDSP from the coding sequence GTGCCCGCCTCCAAGCTCTTATCGCAAGGGATCGAGTACCGCACTCTGCCCGAACTGGTCACAGATGGCAGTGAGGCTTTATCGCGAGGCTTCTACCCACAAGCCGCCCAAGCCTTCAACGCCATCGTCGAAAATTACCAGGAGGAGCCGATCTGGCTTGAGGGTCAGCTTCCGGCACAAATCCTCCCCCTCGCCGGATTTTCTTCCTACAAATCGCAACTCCACCAGCAGGCCATTTTCGCCCTGGAAACGTACCTGGACTCCTACGCCTCTACCGCCGAAAACGATTCCTTCGTTCGCTACGTGCTGGCTTCAAGCCTGCTGTTGGACGGGCAATCGGATCTGGCTCGGACGAAGTTTGCAGAGCTCCGGGAGCAAGCAGGAGAAACGCCTCTACGGGACTTGGCCATCCTACAGGAGGCGCGCTTGTCGGATGCGAGCTCCGCCATTCCTCTGCTTGAAACCTTACTTGAATCTCCCGCTTCCAAACGCTTGGAAAGCTACGCTCGCCTACAGCTAATTTCCCTACAGCTCGAAGCGGAGAACTTAACCCAAGCCGCGGCTCTTCTGCTGGATAAACCCTGGCCTCTTTCTGAAATGGCCGAACTCGCCACCCTGAGCAGCCTAGCCGCCCAAGCGGGTGACGCGCTACTTGAAGCACTCCCAGCCCAAGCCCTTCAGGCCTACCAACTTGTCCTGCCAAAGGGCAAACTCGTATCCGCTCAGCGGGCACGAATAGAACGCCTGCAATCACAATACCAAAGCATCCGGCCAACGTTGACTACCGAGCAATCCATCTGGAGTGAACAATATCGATCCGCTCTCGGCAGCATGCAGGGGCAATTGGAAAACCTCGCCTCTTCCGAGGATTACCAAGACGCTATCGACCTGCGCAAAGCTCGCTGCTTCGCCCGCACCGGTCATCCCCTCGAGGCTTGGCTCTTGCTCGAAGCGATCGCCATCGGAGAATCTCCCCTCGCTCGCGAGGCTCATTTGGACTGGATCGACAACGCGCAAAAGATGCAGGCTTGGAACACCTCCGCACTTATCGCCCAACGCTTCATAGAACTGTATCCAGACGACAAGCGCGTACCAGTGACTTTGTTTCGGATCGCCTTGGCTCAAATTGAGCAATCGCATTTCGGGGAGGCGATCGCCTCGCTGCAAAAGGTTCTATCCAGCCAAAGCGAAAACCTCACCTCCCCGGCATTCTACTACATCGGCTACTCCTTCTACAATTTGCGTAAAACAACTCCCGCCATCGCCTCATTCCGCAAATGCGTCGAAGCCGCTCCGAACCTTCCTGTCGCCAAACAAGCTCGGCTGTGGATAGGCATCTGCCACTTCACCTCCAACAACACCAAGCAAGCCATCGCCACCTTTCGCGAAGTTCAACAGGACCCGAGTAGCGGAGCTTTGTATCCAGAAGCCGCCTACCGAGAAGCGGCTGCCCTGTTCGCCCAAGACGAACTCGTATCAGCAGAAGAGACCTTGCGTCGCTATTTGGACTCCTACCCCAGTCACGCCCGCGAAGCGGAGGTCCGTCTATTACTGGGCGATGTCCTCACGGAGCTGCGGAAGGAATCGGAAGCGATCAAAGTTTACCGCTCTGTCGAAACCGCAGATCCAGACCTAGCCTACTTCGCAAGCGACAAACTGGCTCTTCTGCTCTTGCAGGAAGGACAAAAACAACAAGCTCGCGAAGCCTTGATCGATTATCGCCAACGGGTGCAGATAGTTCCGCCAGCCCATATCGGATCCTTCACCGAGCTACTCGCAAACTGCAGCGAGGCTCCTCAAGCAGAGACCGAAGTCGCCAGAGCCATTTCAGACTACGGCAACAATCCCCAAGCAGTCGGAATCGTCGAGCTCCTTCAAATCCTTGCGGAACTTCCCAAAGAAGATCCCAAGCAACCCACTCTCGCCAGTCGGATCAGAGTAGCGAAAATCGAAGTCCTTCGCCAACATCGTCTGGCTTCCCAAGCCAAGTCCCTCGCCCTCAGCCTCGTCTCAGATTTCTCCATCGAGTCGCTAGGTCCCGCCGCGTTGCTGGAAGCGGGAAAAGCCCTTTCCGACATCGATTCCCAAGAAACCTCAAGCTACCTGCAGAGGACCCTAGAAGTTTATCCGGATTCTCGATACACCGACCCCGCCTTGCTCGCTCTTGCCCAAACATTCCACAAACAAGGCGACCCCAAACTCGCTTTAGCACACTTGGATCAGATGCTTTACCAATCAGCGGACAGCCTCAGCCTTCGTCTCGATTTACTAGTTACCTTGGAAAGCTTACCCGCCGCGAAAGAAACCGGCCTAGAGCTCCTCTCCGAGAGAACCGCGTCTCCCCAGCAAAAAGCTCATGCCCTTAACAGCCTTGGAACCATAGCCGAAGCGAACGGAGATCTAGAAACCGCTTACTCCTATCACCAGAGAGTTTTCACCCTTTACCGCGGCGAATCCCTGGAAGTCGCCAACGCCTATCGCAAGTGTATTCAGATATTGGAGAAACTAAATCGGGCATCCGACGCTCAAAAAGTCGCCCAAGAATTCCTCGCAGCGACCGACCTCAGCAATTGGCCCGATTACCAATCCACGATGGGTAGCTACCGCACAGACTCACCATGA
- a CDS encoding MotA/TolQ/ExbB proton channel family protein gives MKPRFLTTLTFLILAPTLQAQESSSSSLWGMIQQGGWAMYPLAACSLALIYISIHCFRETRANNFAPPSLTRELEQQLASGDLPSAQRTAGTSSTVLGRSLANALPKLSNSDTAERLEKFEDEMSSRLSTEENAIAQWIHYLSVVANVAPMIGLLGTVSGMIGGFQTMASGGMGRPELFAGDIGEALITTATGLCLGIPAMVAHSILNNRLQTAMEQTIRKAGDLAETYSEHN, from the coding sequence ATGAAGCCTCGTTTCCTAACCACCCTCACCTTCCTTATCCTAGCCCCCACCCTTCAAGCTCAAGAAAGCTCTAGCTCGTCGCTTTGGGGCATGATCCAACAAGGTGGCTGGGCCATGTATCCACTCGCCGCCTGTTCCTTGGCATTGATCTACATCTCCATCCACTGCTTCCGCGAAACCCGAGCAAACAACTTCGCTCCACCGAGCTTGACGCGCGAACTAGAACAACAACTTGCGTCCGGAGACCTCCCATCCGCCCAAAGAACCGCCGGTACCTCAAGCACCGTCCTAGGTCGTTCCCTTGCAAACGCGCTTCCAAAGCTTTCAAATTCCGACACTGCAGAGAGGCTCGAGAAATTCGAAGACGAAATGAGCTCCCGCCTAAGCACCGAGGAGAACGCCATTGCCCAGTGGATACACTACCTCAGCGTAGTCGCCAACGTCGCCCCCATGATCGGATTGCTGGGGACGGTTAGCGGCATGATCGGAGGCTTCCAAACCATGGCCTCCGGAGGCATGGGCCGACCAGAACTCTTCGCCGGAGACATCGGCGAAGCTCTCATCACTACCGCAACCGGACTTTGCCTCGGCATCCCAGCCATGGTTGCCCACTCCATTTTAAATAACCGCCTGCAAACCGCGATGGAGCAAACGATCCGAAAAGCAGGGGATCTCGCCGAAACTTACTCAGAACACAATTAA
- a CDS encoding RsmD family RNA methyltransferase, with protein MRISGGKARGVTLRVDQKAVHRPAMDKLRQSIFSSANAWVEQARVLDLFAGTGSYGLEALSRGSAHCTFVELNGRAVTMIKANAEIVAKSMKEKLDTRILKGDATRFESAPEAAPFDLIFVDPPYDQLETLTPKLFPIFDQILAHDGLVVFEAPGNFEPAAEGWTLKKRLGKGTDQPTACLLRRAET; from the coding sequence ATGCGTATTTCTGGAGGAAAAGCCCGCGGCGTTACGTTACGCGTCGACCAAAAAGCAGTTCACCGACCTGCCATGGACAAGCTTCGCCAAAGCATATTCTCCAGCGCCAACGCATGGGTGGAGCAAGCCCGCGTGCTCGACCTCTTCGCCGGCACCGGCTCCTACGGGCTAGAGGCCCTTAGCCGCGGCTCAGCCCACTGCACCTTCGTCGAGCTCAACGGTAGAGCGGTCACCATGATCAAGGCCAACGCCGAGATCGTCGCCAAAAGCATGAAGGAGAAACTGGATACACGCATTCTCAAAGGCGACGCCACTCGCTTCGAAAGCGCTCCGGAAGCCGCTCCCTTCGATCTCATCTTCGTCGACCCACCTTACGACCAGCTCGAGACTTTGACGCCCAAACTCTTCCCCATTTTCGATCAAATCCTTGCCCACGACGGGCTAGTCGTCTTCGAGGCCCCAGGCAACTTCGAACCCGCCGCCGAAGGCTGGACCCTCAAGAAGCGCCTCGGCAAAGGCACCGACCAACCCACCGCCTGCCTCCTCCGCCGAGCCGAGACGTAG
- a CDS encoding DUF4956 domain-containing protein, with translation MTTTDFLSRFGIFFAGILILLRGIYFRKTPDRETFFGFFLFGNGVFLVTYFLHHIDMSMGFAFGLFAVFAMLRYRTESISIKDMTYLFVVIVIALITSVSSLQYWETGSIVAFICFISWLGETTICKPRLLEFKVAYDRVDNLAPSKRHELHQDLGNRLGLDVLKTEINKIDYLNNSAQLVVFYSNNEQSH, from the coding sequence ATGACCACGACTGATTTCCTATCACGCTTCGGCATCTTCTTCGCCGGAATCCTGATTCTGCTAAGAGGAATCTACTTCCGAAAAACGCCCGACAGAGAGACCTTTTTCGGATTTTTCCTGTTTGGAAACGGTGTCTTTCTAGTAACCTATTTTCTACATCATATCGACATGTCGATGGGCTTCGCGTTCGGGCTTTTCGCCGTTTTCGCTATGCTGCGTTATCGCACAGAGTCGATTTCCATCAAGGACATGACCTACCTTTTTGTGGTTATCGTCATCGCTCTCATCACCTCGGTATCGAGCCTGCAATACTGGGAAACCGGGTCGATTGTCGCCTTCATTTGCTTTATCTCATGGCTTGGGGAAACAACCATTTGCAAGCCGCGGCTCCTAGAATTTAAAGTCGCCTATGACCGTGTAGACAACCTCGCTCCCAGCAAGCGTCACGAGTTGCATCAAGACTTGGGAAACAGGCTAGGCCTCGATGTGCTGAAAACAGAGATCAACAAAATAGACTACCTGAATAACAGCGCTCAGCTAGTAGTCTTTTACTCGAACAATGAACAAAGCCACTAG
- a CDS encoding carbohydrate-binding domain-containing protein, whose product MRKTVITLISAISIAAGGGLYLLFGASQEPSEIALLSPESFFSDRDLRQEPDLASASELPLQSGQSATISQEGVYLLRGSYTETTIVVETDDQAKVQLVLDQLTIENAESPAVYVKSADKVFITTLPGKNSLSVTGEFVPSDDTNLDSVIFSRSDLTLNGQGQLAITSSQGNGISSKDDLKITGGTMNIYALEDGLEANDSIRIGGGAITIESKKDALHAENDDDPNSGYIYVGGGKLTLNAADDAMRGSILVKIDDGSIDVIDCSEGIEATHVQINGGDIKIYSRDDGINATRKGPGPVMIEVNGGNIAVKMAAGDTDAFDSNGDLYIRDGVIDVEARSAFDADGTSEMTGGNVTVNGEVVTEIKKQRGGPGGGWWGGDDRKKHKPHNEDW is encoded by the coding sequence ATGAGAAAAACCGTTATCACTCTAATATCAGCTATCAGCATCGCCGCAGGGGGTGGCCTGTATTTACTTTTTGGGGCAAGCCAAGAACCTTCGGAAATAGCCCTTCTTTCTCCGGAATCTTTCTTCTCTGATAGAGATCTCAGACAGGAACCCGACCTTGCTTCGGCAAGCGAACTTCCGCTGCAAAGCGGCCAATCGGCAACCATTAGCCAAGAGGGTGTTTACCTGCTTCGAGGGTCATATACCGAGACGACCATCGTGGTGGAAACGGACGACCAGGCGAAGGTCCAATTAGTACTGGACCAGCTCACAATCGAAAACGCCGAAAGCCCAGCCGTGTATGTGAAATCTGCCGACAAGGTCTTCATCACCACCCTCCCCGGAAAAAACAGCCTCTCGGTAACGGGAGAATTTGTCCCTTCGGATGATACCAACTTGGACAGCGTCATATTTTCTCGCTCAGATCTCACCCTCAACGGGCAAGGGCAGCTCGCAATTACCTCAAGCCAGGGAAACGGCATTTCAAGCAAGGATGACCTGAAAATTACCGGCGGCACCATGAACATTTATGCCTTAGAAGATGGCTTGGAGGCGAACGACTCGATCCGCATCGGTGGAGGCGCGATTACCATCGAATCCAAGAAGGATGCCCTTCATGCTGAGAATGACGACGATCCAAATTCTGGGTACATTTACGTCGGAGGGGGGAAATTGACTCTGAATGCTGCAGACGACGCCATGCGAGGCAGTATCTTGGTCAAAATCGACGACGGCTCGATCGACGTGATTGACTGTTCAGAAGGCATCGAAGCAACTCACGTCCAAATCAACGGAGGCGATATAAAGATATATTCGCGAGACGATGGTATCAACGCCACGAGAAAGGGACCTGGCCCCGTCATGATCGAAGTAAATGGCGGTAACATCGCCGTCAAGATGGCCGCTGGCGACACGGACGCCTTCGATTCAAACGGGGATCTCTACATTCGAGACGGCGTTATAGACGTCGAAGCCAGATCTGCCTTCGATGCAGATGGGACCTCGGAGATGACTGGTGGAAACGTGACGGTAAACGGAGAAGTCGTTACTGAAATCAAAAAGCAACGAGGAGGCCCTGGTGGCGGCTGGTGGGGCGGCGACGACCGAAAGAAGCACAAGCCGCACAATGAGGATTGGTAG